ACATGTGGGGAGCCAGGGTCTTGACTTTTCCGGGGTTTTTCACGATCAAAAGATAGGCGGCAGGTTCCCGCGTCGCCATGATAAAAGCGGCCCTTCCTTCTTCTTGCTGTTTACTCAAGATCTGCTGGATTTGCTCGGGCGCGGGAAAGGCAATTTTTTGGACAAGAAAATCTTGTTCCAGTTGATCTTTAAAAAGAGGCAAATCGAGTTCTCTTAAATTACGGACAATTCTGTGTGTGGGAAGGATCACCAGACCAGGATCCCGGGTGTTAACAAGATACATGAGAATGTATGCTGCACCCGGGTATTTTTCTTTTGTTGCCTCGTAAAAAGCAAGGGCTGTTTCGTAACGGTGGTGACCATCTGCAATATAGAGTACCTTGTCGGCAAGGGATGCGGTGACATTTTCGTGAATTTCCCCTTTGGTGAGCACCCAAACCCGGTGTCTTTCTCCAACTTCGTCAGTTAATTCGATTTCGGGAGTTATTTTTTTTACTTTCTCGAATTCTTCTTCCAATTGCACCGCGGGGTCTTCATAAAGAGCAAAAACGGGGCTAAAATTAGCCTGACATGTATGCATCAGGGCCAGCCGGTCCGCCTTCGGTTTGGCCAGCGTTTCTTCGTGAGGGCGGATCGCTCCGCTTTGATAATCCTCTAACTGCACCCGGGCAAAGAAGCCGGTTCGCCGGTATGTTTGCCCGGCCACTGAAAACTCCTGTTCGTAGAGGTAAATTGCGTCCTCTGCCTCCTGCACGAGGATCCCTTCCGCCAGCCAGTTCCGGTAATCACGCGCCGCCCTGAGGTAACGGTTATCCGCTTCGTTGTCGGTTGGAAACTGATAGCCCAGTTCAAGGCGGATCATGTTGAAGGGGTGTCTTTCATAATACTTCTTTTGGGCCGCCGAATCGATGACATCATATGGAGGTGTTACTACTGCTGCCGGATCGCCAATTTTCGCCAGGTTGTAGCGAACTCCCCGAAATGGAATCACTTTGGCCATTTATTTTCTCCTCTCCTTTACTCGTTTTATTTTATTACGTTTCCTGAGGGATGACAAGTTCCTGTATTGAAAACACCTAAATTTCATGTTTTAATTCAAGTGTAAGCTTGATGGCCGACCTTTTCGGGTGAGGAGAAATTACGTTGCTGGTTGACTACCACATTCACGTTCTGGGTCACCGGGGCGGATGTTACACTCAAGAACTTTTAGAAGAGTATTTTGCTGCTGCCCAGGCGCAGGGAATTTTCGAGATCGGCTTAGCCGATCACGATGAATACGTGACAGGCCTGGATCAAAAAACCATCGAGGAGGCATTAGCTCCTTTTCCTCGTTTAAATGTCAGGCTGGGACTGGAGATTAGCTACTGGCCGGGGCGAGAGAAGGAAATAGAGGCTCTCGCGTACCGCCTTGACTTCGACTACTTAATCGGTTCCGTCCACCATATTAACAACTGGATGTTTGATCACCCCGCCTTTAAAGCCGCTTATTCAGAGTGGGATTTTACCCGCCTGTATCAAACTTATTTCGAAATAATTGAAAAACTTGCGTTATGCGGGTGTTTTGATGTTGTCGGGCACTTCGATCTTATTAAAATTTTTGGTTACCGGCCCGCGGGGGATATTATTTTCCTTGCATTACCGGCCCTCATGGCTATCAGGGAAGCCGGTCTTACAGTTGAAGTAAATACCGCCGGACTCTACAAGCCGTGCGGTGAAATTTATCCAGCGGAGGGTTTACTGGCGAAATGCTATGATTTGAATATTCCTGTAACGCTGGGGTCGGATGCTCACAATTCCTGTGAGGTCGGGCGCGACCTGGCCCGCGCCAGGGACCTTCTCTACCGGATCGGTTACCGGAAGCTTGCGACTTTTTCCCGGCGCAGGCGGTTTCTTAATCATTTGTAAAGAGTGCCTTCAAGTAGAGTGGGGACATTTAATTTTTAGTAAATTGCCAAAGGTGGGAGAGGGATGGGAAAGTTTGAACAACGGCTCAAAGAGCTTGGAATCGAAATTCCGGCGGCGCCCTTACCGCGGGCGAGCTATGTTCCGGCGATAAAAGTAAATAATTTCATCCAAACGGCAGGCCAGCTTCCTCTCCTGGAGGGAAAGCTTATGTACCAGGGAAAGGTGGGAAAGGACTTAACGGTTGAAGAAGGGGCGGCGGCGGCGCGTTTATGTTGTCTGAATTGTCTCGCCGCAATCCGAAATCTCTTGGGAAACCTTGATTTTCTTGAGCAAATTGTCATGGTGAGGGGTTTTGTCAACAGTGCACCAGGGTTTTCTGAGCAAGCCCTTGTTTTGGATGGTGCTTCGCAGCTTCTTAAGGAGATTTTCGGGAGTTCCGGAAACCATGCTCGCCTTGCGGTCGGTGTAAGTGAATTGCCGCATGGGGCTGCCGTAGAATTAGAGCTCCTTGCTATGCTAACACTCCCATGAACCTGCTGCTTATTTTTACGACAGCTTATCTGGTTGCTTTTTCCGGCGCTCTCATGCCA
The nucleotide sequence above comes from Bacillota bacterium. Encoded proteins:
- a CDS encoding DUF1015 domain-containing protein, whose translation is MAKVIPFRGVRYNLAKIGDPAAVVTPPYDVIDSAAQKKYYERHPFNMIRLELGYQFPTDNEADNRYLRAARDYRNWLAEGILVQEAEDAIYLYEQEFSVAGQTYRRTGFFARVQLEDYQSGAIRPHEETLAKPKADRLALMHTCQANFSPVFALYEDPAVQLEEEFEKVKKITPEIELTDEVGERHRVWVLTKGEIHENVTASLADKVLYIADGHHRYETALAFYEATKEKYPGAAYILMYLVNTRDPGLVILPTHRIVRNLRELDLPLFKDQLEQDFLVQKIAFPAPEQIQQILSKQQEEGRAAFIMATREPAAYLLIVKNPGKVKTLAPHMSAAWCSLDVTALHILIFQELLGIGPEKMSHQENLTYTRDEKEAVRIFLEEEGQLVFFLNPTRIEQVTAVAAAGDKMPQKSTYFYPKLLTGLILNDLTVQ
- a CDS encoding histidinol-phosphatase HisJ family protein, which encodes MLVDYHIHVLGHRGGCYTQELLEEYFAAAQAQGIFEIGLADHDEYVTGLDQKTIEEALAPFPRLNVRLGLEISYWPGREKEIEALAYRLDFDYLIGSVHHINNWMFDHPAFKAAYSEWDFTRLYQTYFEIIEKLALCGCFDVVGHFDLIKIFGYRPAGDIIFLALPALMAIREAGLTVEVNTAGLYKPCGEIYPAEGLLAKCYDLNIPVTLGSDAHNSCEVGRDLARARDLLYRIGYRKLATFSRRRRFLNHL
- a CDS encoding RidA family protein — its product is MGKFEQRLKELGIEIPAAPLPRASYVPAIKVNNFIQTAGQLPLLEGKLMYQGKVGKDLTVEEGAAAARLCCLNCLAAIRNLLGNLDFLEQIVMVRGFVNSAPGFSEQALVLDGASQLLKEIFGSSGNHARLAVGVSELPHGAAVELELLAMLTLP